From one Luteolibacter sp. SL250 genomic stretch:
- the murJ gene encoding murein biosynthesis integral membrane protein MurJ: MSAKATWKVSAAVMVSRVLGLVRDMVFAALFGGGWMADAFNLAYRIPNLLRDLFAEGALSQAFVTTFSKRLKSEGDASAWQLANKMVTLTAIFMAGVALLGILAAPWIVDLLTALSKSGATDRVYDPAQIALMVTMVRIMYPFILVLSLAALVMGMLNAKNVFGMPALASCFFNLGSIIGGVSIGWWMDPAWGPRSLIGFSIGVVIGGLAQLACQFPALWRTGYRFVADFNWRDSGVAQVLKLMGPAVIAASVTQVNVVVNSMFAYGVGEGAVSWLNYAFRLMQLPIGVFGVAVATVTLPALSRAAIGGISADFRPTLAKGLRLVAFLVLPSTIGLALLAGPIISVLFERGSFDAHDRMQTAAALQAYGCGLLFYAWLKVLQPAFYAIDKRWLPMLMSFAALGLNLGFNYFFVFVLKWGHESLAMTTSIVAGVNFLCLYLAMVKISGDLGTPELVKTFAKLAVAGGIMGGVCWASSRFVFGSDPTHFHLILRIILLGATIGVAAAIYFAIAKVLRVGEANEALGMVLRRFRR, encoded by the coding sequence ATGTCTGCCAAAGCGACTTGGAAAGTGAGCGCCGCCGTGATGGTGAGCCGGGTGCTGGGATTGGTCCGCGACATGGTCTTCGCGGCGCTGTTCGGCGGCGGCTGGATGGCGGACGCCTTCAACCTCGCCTACCGGATCCCGAACCTGCTGCGCGACCTGTTCGCGGAGGGAGCGCTTTCCCAGGCGTTTGTCACCACCTTCTCCAAAAGGCTGAAAAGCGAGGGCGACGCCTCCGCCTGGCAGCTCGCGAACAAGATGGTGACGCTGACCGCCATCTTCATGGCCGGGGTGGCCCTGCTGGGGATCCTGGCCGCGCCTTGGATCGTGGACCTGCTCACCGCACTGTCCAAATCCGGCGCGACCGACCGGGTCTATGATCCCGCCCAGATCGCGCTGATGGTGACAATGGTGCGGATCATGTATCCGTTCATCCTGGTGCTCTCGCTGGCCGCGCTGGTGATGGGCATGCTCAACGCGAAGAATGTCTTCGGCATGCCGGCGCTGGCTTCGTGCTTCTTCAATCTCGGCTCCATCATCGGCGGGGTGTCCATCGGATGGTGGATGGATCCGGCGTGGGGGCCGCGCAGCCTCATCGGGTTTTCCATCGGGGTGGTGATCGGCGGCCTGGCCCAGTTGGCGTGCCAGTTCCCCGCGCTGTGGCGGACGGGCTACCGTTTCGTGGCGGATTTCAACTGGCGGGATTCCGGCGTTGCCCAAGTGCTGAAACTCATGGGACCGGCGGTGATCGCCGCGTCCGTCACCCAGGTCAACGTGGTGGTGAACTCGATGTTCGCCTACGGCGTCGGCGAGGGCGCGGTGAGCTGGCTGAACTACGCCTTCCGGCTGATGCAGCTCCCCATCGGCGTGTTCGGGGTGGCGGTGGCCACGGTCACGCTGCCCGCTTTGTCACGGGCGGCCATCGGTGGGATCTCGGCGGACTTCCGGCCCACGCTGGCGAAGGGCCTGCGTCTGGTCGCCTTCCTGGTGCTGCCCTCCACCATCGGCCTGGCGCTGCTGGCGGGTCCGATCATCAGCGTGTTGTTCGAACGCGGATCATTCGACGCGCACGACCGCATGCAGACGGCTGCGGCATTGCAGGCGTACGGCTGCGGCCTCCTTTTCTACGCGTGGCTGAAGGTGCTTCAACCCGCTTTCTACGCGATCGACAAGCGCTGGCTGCCCATGCTGATGAGCTTCGCCGCGCTGGGGCTGAACCTCGGCTTCAACTACTTCTTCGTGTTCGTGCTGAAGTGGGGGCACGAGTCGCTGGCGATGACCACCAGCATCGTCGCGGGTGTGAATTTCCTCTGCCTCTATCTGGCGATGGTGAAGATCTCGGGGGACCTCGGGACGCCGGAGTTGGTGAAGACGTTCGCCAAGCTCGCCGTCGCGGGCGGCATCATGGGCGGCGTGTGCTGGGCCTCGAGCCGGTTCGTGTTCGGCAGTGATCCCACCCACTTCCACCTCATCCTCCGCATCATCTTGCTGGGGGCGACCA
- a CDS encoding DUF5063 domain-containing protein encodes MAAYLERSGTEDMNSPLLDEFISAAGEFCSLAEQEEPPDESDLWTIRSLLLRLIFHIPAVDVAPHGTGFEGSRPDNVTYEHVVRRFSGFPFNLYRVVFDPHDFEATDEPVMGLLSDDLAEGLSNHAQGHRDEACFDWSHSYRHHWARHAVNALAAIEIHRIDHYKNAVDKTEEATG; translated from the coding sequence ATGGCGGCCTACCTTGAACGTTCGGGAACAGAAGATATGAACTCCCCACTCCTCGATGAATTCATTTCGGCGGCCGGAGAATTCTGCTCCTTGGCTGAACAGGAGGAGCCGCCGGATGAGTCAGACCTTTGGACGATCCGAAGCTTGCTGTTGCGTTTGATCTTCCACATTCCGGCGGTCGATGTTGCTCCTCATGGCACAGGATTTGAGGGGTCGCGACCCGACAATGTCACTTATGAACACGTTGTCAGGCGATTCAGCGGCTTCCCATTCAATCTCTACAGGGTTGTTTTTGATCCCCATGATTTTGAAGCGACTGATGAACCGGTGATGGGATTGCTTTCCGACGATCTTGCCGAAGGCCTCAGCAATCATGCCCAGGGTCATCGTGATGAAGCCTGTTTTGACTGGTCCCATAGCTATCGGCACCACTGGGCACGTCACGCGGTGAACGCTCTCGCAGCCATCGAGATCCATCGGATCGATCATTACAAAAATGCCGTGGACAAGACGGAGGAAGCAACCGGCTGA
- a CDS encoding GNAT family N-acetyltransferase — translation MQLIPSYTIPELIPAVAGWLYNEWGRHLPGRSVETAEHALRQEPDARGLPTTLIAVEDDEPMGVARLVEFDLDSRPDLGPWLASVFVPGDKRSRGTGTLVCSGIVEVARQRGYPTLYLFTPDRATFYERQGWSSMGHEQHHGGQVTLMKLELGGQGSPTTPAEDGGLP, via the coding sequence GTGCAGCTCATACCCTCATACACCATCCCTGAACTCATCCCCGCCGTCGCCGGGTGGCTCTACAACGAATGGGGCCGTCATCTGCCCGGCAGGTCGGTTGAGACCGCGGAGCATGCGCTGCGTCAGGAGCCTGATGCCCGGGGACTACCCACGACCCTGATCGCCGTGGAGGACGACGAACCAATGGGCGTCGCCCGGCTGGTGGAGTTTGATCTTGATAGCCGTCCCGACCTCGGGCCCTGGCTGGCGAGTGTGTTTGTACCCGGAGACAAACGGAGCCGGGGGACGGGAACCCTCGTCTGCTCCGGAATCGTGGAAGTTGCCAGACAGAGAGGCTATCCAACGCTCTACCTGTTCACTCCGGACCGTGCCACTTTCTATGAAAGGCAAGGGTGGTCGTCCATGGGACATGAGCAGCACCACGGCGGCCAGGTCACGCTCATGAAACTTGAATTGGGCGGACAAGGCAGTCCAACCACCCCCGCAGAGGATGGCGGCCTACCTTGA